Proteins co-encoded in one Bradyrhizobium sp. 170 genomic window:
- a CDS encoding ABC transporter substrate-binding protein — MLVAALGGMFAGAAQGQAQAQDRVRIGVLNDQSGVFSTYQGVGSVIAAQMAVEDYGGKAAGKPVDVITADHQNKTDVGVGIARRWYDTENIDAIFDLPNSAIALAVANMSEQKNKVFIGSGAGTALLTGEKCTPNTVHWTYDTYAYGRGLGKAVVAQGGKKWFFLTADYAFGHDLERQAMEGVKASGGEVLGAVRHPLGTADYASFLLQAQASGADIVGVANAGDDTITSIKQAAEFGLTRKQKLVGLILGMNGIPALGLKAAQGAQIMNPFYWDLNDGTRAFAKRFAERHPQKNYPNDMQAGVYASVLHYLKAVDKAGGAADGKAVVSAMKAMPTDDPLFGKGTIRSDGRKIHPFYLLEVKKPEESSSKWDLLKVVATIPGDQAFRPESEGNCPLVKK, encoded by the coding sequence ATGCTCGTTGCCGCGCTCGGCGGCATGTTTGCCGGCGCAGCCCAAGGCCAAGCTCAAGCCCAGGACCGCGTCCGGATCGGCGTGCTCAACGACCAGTCGGGCGTGTTTTCGACCTACCAGGGCGTAGGCTCGGTCATTGCCGCGCAAATGGCGGTGGAGGATTATGGCGGCAAGGCCGCCGGCAAGCCCGTCGACGTCATTACCGCCGATCACCAGAACAAGACCGACGTCGGCGTCGGCATCGCGCGGCGCTGGTATGACACCGAAAACATCGACGCCATTTTCGACCTGCCGAACTCGGCAATCGCGCTCGCGGTCGCCAACATGAGCGAGCAGAAGAACAAGGTCTTTATCGGCTCCGGCGCTGGCACCGCGCTTCTCACCGGCGAAAAGTGCACGCCGAATACCGTGCACTGGACCTACGACACGTACGCCTATGGCCGCGGTCTCGGCAAAGCCGTGGTCGCGCAGGGCGGCAAGAAATGGTTCTTCCTGACCGCCGATTATGCCTTCGGCCACGATCTGGAGAGGCAGGCGATGGAAGGCGTCAAGGCATCCGGCGGCGAAGTGCTCGGCGCCGTGCGTCATCCGCTCGGCACCGCCGACTATGCTTCGTTCCTGCTACAGGCGCAGGCCTCGGGCGCCGATATCGTCGGCGTGGCCAATGCAGGCGACGACACCATCACCTCGATCAAGCAGGCGGCGGAGTTCGGGCTGACGCGGAAGCAGAAGCTGGTCGGGCTGATCCTCGGCATGAACGGCATTCCCGCGCTCGGCCTGAAGGCGGCGCAAGGTGCGCAGATCATGAATCCGTTCTACTGGGATCTCAACGACGGCACGCGCGCCTTCGCCAAGCGGTTCGCCGAACGCCATCCGCAGAAGAATTATCCGAACGACATGCAGGCCGGCGTCTACGCATCCGTGCTGCATTACCTGAAGGCTGTCGACAAGGCCGGCGGCGCCGCCGACGGCAAGGCCGTGGTGTCAGCGATGAAGGCGATGCCGACCGATGATCCGTTGTTCGGCAAGGGAACCATCCGCAGCGACGGACGCAAGATTCACCCGTTCTATCTGCTCGAGGTCAAGAAGCCCGAGGAGTCCAGTTCGAAGTGGGACCTGTTGAAGGTCGTCGCGACGATCCCGGGTGATCAGGCTTTTCGGCCCGAGAGCGAGGGCAACTGCCCGCTGGTCAAGAAATGA
- a CDS encoding MarR family transcriptional regulator — MGKIAKVSTRKANGGARPAEPDAGRELDLAALRQTPGFMIRILQLQNFEAFYPYFEALKLSPLEYAILVAVRDNKTVTQSELAGVLKMQLPNLVKILSRMEETGILKRKRSTRDKRAVELSLSVAGERRADEASRLGERFNAQTLSALSKPEQTAFLQMLVRLVEAHKNGF, encoded by the coding sequence ATGGGAAAAATCGCCAAAGTTTCGACGCGCAAGGCCAACGGGGGAGCCAGACCGGCCGAGCCGGACGCGGGCCGGGAACTCGATCTCGCCGCGCTACGGCAGACCCCGGGATTCATGATCCGGATCCTGCAGTTGCAGAATTTCGAGGCGTTTTATCCGTATTTCGAAGCGCTAAAACTTTCGCCGCTCGAATACGCCATCCTGGTCGCTGTGCGCGACAACAAGACGGTGACGCAGAGCGAGTTGGCCGGCGTGCTGAAAATGCAATTGCCCAACCTGGTGAAGATCCTGTCGCGGATGGAGGAGACCGGAATTCTCAAGCGGAAGCGATCCACGCGGGACAAGCGGGCGGTCGAACTCAGCCTCAGCGTGGCGGGCGAGAGGCGCGCCGACGAAGCCAGCCGGCTGGGCGAGCGTTTCAATGCGCAGACGCTTTCCGCGCTCAGCAAGCCCGAGCAAACCGCCTTTCTCCAGATGCTGGTGCGGCTGGTCGAAGCCCACAAGAACGGGTTTTAA